A genomic window from Lotus japonicus ecotype B-129 chromosome 1, LjGifu_v1.2 includes:
- the LOC130731932 gene encoding NDR1/HIN1-like protein 13: MEERVLPPPPPPPPHSPKLQLPDINSDTYVVQVPKDQIYRVPPPQNARIAELHRQTPPKDTNRSRCCWCWVFFIIIFIAIVIIVGAILGGLFSEVLKPKDPKFSIQRFHLQSKPHKQYDITLQAHNPNSKVGISYKEGGSASLSLKKQKNNNIGSGSYPTFYQPHDDSTVFDVTLKSAKPDFPKVVQESMAKGKSKTHVVFSLAIHVEAQIKMWLFQSGTMKYDVACQVTVVGLDKTARLVSQECETKRH, encoded by the coding sequence ATGGAGGAGCGGGTcttgccgccaccgccaccacctcctccgCACAGCCCAAAACTCCAGCTCCCTGACATCAACTCTGACACGTACGTTGTCCAAGTCCCTAAGGACCAAATATACCGCGTTCCACCACCACAAAATGCCCGCATTGCCGAGCTCCATAGGCAAACTCCACCAAAAGACACGAATCGATCacgttgttgttggtgttgggtgttcttcatcatcatcttcatcgccATCGTCATCATTGTCGGAGCCATTCTAGGTGGCCTTTTCTCCGAAGTACTCAAACCAAAGGACCCTAAATTTTCCATCCAACGCTTCCACCTACAAAGCAAACCACACAAGCAATACGACATCACTTTGCAAGCCCACAACCCGAACTCCAAAGTGGGAATTTCATATAAAGAAGGAGGGAGTGCTTCCCTCTCtttaaagaaacaaaagaacaaCAACATTGGTAGTGGGTCCTACCCCACATTCTACCAGCCGCATGATGACTCGACCGTGTTTGATGTAACCTTAAAAAGCGCCAAGCCTGATTTCCCTAAAGTGGTGCAAGAGAGCATGGCGAAGGGGAAGAGCAAAACGCATGTTGTGTTCTCATTGGCCATTCACGTTGAAGCGCAAATTAAAATGTGGTTGTTTCAAAGTGGGACGATGAAATACGACGTTGCGTGCCAGGTAACGGTGGTTGGTTTGGACAAAACTGCTCGTCTGGTTtctcaagagtgtgaaacaaAACGACACTAG